One stretch of Chrysiogenia bacterium DNA includes these proteins:
- a CDS encoding PilZ domain-containing protein: MNETDEKRRFPRAHVEIELGPSPSRPADADERIADLSLGGALVLTNEPLPPGSELDLNFRIPGRKDVMSLRALVLREVPYKNGAAMAVRFDAMGLQDQITLGAYVSDRFWDEQLPDAEIAEEIADEPEAPAAEAPLPEGLSVASHEDIREAAARADAEEKKEWAQEGFVVVHNDGSEVDTRKIQKELGGEFIVVDTKR, encoded by the coding sequence ATGAACGAGACAGACGAAAAACGCCGCTTCCCAAGGGCCCACGTGGAGATCGAACTGGGCCCCTCACCGAGCCGGCCGGCCGATGCCGACGAGCGCATTGCCGATCTATCGCTGGGCGGCGCGCTGGTGCTGACGAACGAACCCCTGCCGCCCGGCAGTGAGCTCGATCTCAACTTCCGCATTCCCGGACGCAAGGATGTGATGAGCCTTCGCGCGCTTGTCCTGCGTGAGGTTCCCTACAAGAACGGCGCCGCCATGGCCGTGCGCTTCGACGCAATGGGCCTACAGGATCAGATCACGCTCGGCGCCTACGTGAGCGACCGCTTCTGGGATGAGCAGCTTCCCGACGCCGAGATCGCCGAAGAGATTGCCGATGAGCCCGAAGCGCCCGCAGCCGAAGCGCCGCTTCCCGAAGGTCTGAGCGTCGCCTCCCACGAGGACATTCGCGAAGCCGCCGCGCGCGCCGATGCCGAAGAGAAGAAGGAATGGGCGCAGGAAGGCTTCGTCGTCGTGCACAACGACGGCAGTGAAGTCGATACCCGGAAGATTCAGAAAGAGCTTGGCGGCGAGTTCATAGTGGTGGACACCAAGCGCTAG
- a CDS encoding MBL fold metallo-hydrolase, producing MKILPRFEIPKERSPALLGLSGDFDPARQLRMRWLGTAGYELTAGKTTLLLDPFVSRPGLLKLLLSGKLKPDESASARYFPRADYVLTGHSHYDHLMDAPEIALRTGASVMGSESTCRVSAARGVPEDRIIHVPQTGVTKQLGDFEVRFVPSRHGKFFFGKVPADGEITSCPHGGHFSASGYRMGGAFGIWMRVGDITLYHNGSADLIDMELEGLQADVLIPGLAGRYATRDYFQRLIGFLKPRWIVPTHYDAFFSPLESGLSLLPAINLRGFFREMERYAPGAPIVMPEYEEAVTFSLGRAAARKA from the coding sequence GTGAAGATTCTTCCCAGATTCGAAATCCCGAAGGAACGCTCCCCGGCGTTGCTGGGGCTCTCGGGCGACTTCGATCCGGCGCGCCAGCTTCGGATGCGCTGGCTGGGGACGGCCGGGTACGAACTGACGGCCGGGAAGACGACCCTGCTGCTCGATCCCTTCGTCTCAAGGCCGGGGCTCTTGAAGCTGCTGCTCAGCGGCAAGCTCAAACCCGACGAGAGCGCGAGCGCGCGCTACTTTCCAAGGGCCGACTACGTGCTCACCGGGCACTCCCACTACGATCATTTGATGGACGCGCCCGAGATCGCGCTGCGCACGGGCGCAAGCGTCATGGGGAGCGAGTCCACCTGCCGCGTGAGCGCGGCGCGCGGCGTGCCCGAAGACCGCATCATCCACGTGCCACAGACCGGCGTGACGAAGCAGCTCGGCGACTTCGAGGTGCGCTTCGTGCCCAGTCGCCACGGCAAGTTCTTCTTCGGAAAAGTTCCCGCCGACGGCGAGATCACGAGCTGCCCCCACGGCGGACACTTCAGCGCCTCGGGCTACCGCATGGGCGGGGCATTCGGGATCTGGATGCGGGTGGGCGACATCACGCTCTATCACAACGGGAGCGCCGACCTCATCGACATGGAGCTTGAAGGCCTACAGGCCGACGTGCTCATTCCCGGGCTTGCCGGGCGCTACGCCACGCGCGACTACTTCCAGCGGCTCATCGGTTTTCTAAAACCAAGATGGATCGTCCCCACCCACTACGACGCATTCTTCTCGCCGCTCGAATCGGGGCTCTCCCTGCTGCCGGCAATCAACCTGCGGGGCTTCTTTCGGGAAATGGAACGCTACGCGCCGGGCGCGCCAATTGTCATGCCGGAGTATGAGGAAGCTGTAACGTTCTCGTTGGGCAGGGCGGCTGCGCGCAAGGCCTAG